TTCACCGCCGCACACGGGTCCTCGGTGCAGTTGGTGTCGCGGGCGCTGACGTCCTTGTTGATGAAGAACTGCATCTCGACGCGGTCGAGGAAGATCTTCTGGCTCTTGTCGGCCATCTGGATCACCAGGAGGCCGCCGCCCAGCATGCCGAGGGTCACCGCGGTGGTGAGCACCATCGCCACGGTCATCGTGAGGTTCCGCCGGAAACCGGTGAAGACCTCACTCAGAATGAATCCTGCTCGCATCTTCGCCTCCTAGCCGATCCCGTAGACGCCGGTCTCGTCGTTGCGCACGAGCCGTCCGTTGTCGAATTCCATGACCCGCCGGCGCATCGAGTCGACGATGTGCCGGTCGTGGGTGGCCATCACCACCGTGGTGCCGCGCCGGTTGACGCGGTCGAGGACCTCGACGATCTCCTCGGAGGTCTCCGGATCGAGGTTGCCGGTCGGCTCGTCGGCGAGCAGCACCGCCGGCCGGTTGACGATGGCGCGGGCGATCGCGACGCGCTGCATCTCGCCGCCGGACAGCTCGTGCGGCATGCGATCGGCCTTGCCGGACAGGCCGACGTACTCCAGCACCTCGGGCACGGTTTCGCGGATCGTCGACGCCGGCTTGCCGATCACCTCGAGGGCGAACGCGACGTTGGCCGCGACGTCCTTCTGCTGGAGCAGCCGGAAGTCCTGGAAGACGCAGCCGATGGACTGGCGCAGCTTGGGCACCATGCGCGCCTTGATCTTGTTGACGTGGAAGTCGCCGACCCAGACATCGCCGGCCGTCGGCCGGTCCTCCTTCAGGAGGAGACGGAAGAAGGTCGATTTGCCCGACCCGGACGGTCCGATCAGGAACGCGAACTCGCCGCGGTCGATGTC
The nucleotide sequence above comes from Gordonia sp. PP30. Encoded proteins:
- the ftsE gene encoding cell division ATP-binding protein FtsE; this encodes MIKLSDVTMQYPKSSRPALSDLTLDIDRGEFAFLIGPSGSGKSTFFRLLLKEDRPTAGDVWVGDFHVNKIKARMVPKLRQSIGCVFQDFRLLQQKDVAANVAFALEVIGKPASTIRETVPEVLEYVGLSGKADRMPHELSGGEMQRVAIARAIVNRPAVLLADEPTGNLDPETSEEIVEVLDRVNRRGTTVVMATHDRHIVDSMRRRVMEFDNGRLVRNDETGVYGIG